The Megasphaera stantonii genome includes a window with the following:
- the secG gene encoding preprotein translocase subunit SecG, which translates to MITVLEILVVILSLILIGVVVAQKSKTQGMGAGFGGGAEDLFGSRARGMDALLSKVTIVVSIAFAIVTLILGRLLNTF; encoded by the coding sequence GTGATTACTGTATTGGAAATCTTAGTTGTCATCTTGTCTCTGATTCTTATCGGCGTTGTCGTAGCCCAAAAAAGCAAGACTCAAGGCATGGGCGCCGGCTTCGGCGGAGGCGCGGAAGACCTGTTTGGCAGCAGAGCCCGCGGTATGGACGCATTGCTGTCTAAAGTAACTATCGTCGTATCTATTGCCTTTGCAATCGTGACATTGATTTTAGGCAGATTGCTGAATACATTTTAA
- a CDS encoding PhnE/PtxC family ABC transporter permease has product MKQNESHVIYTMTGLMAAAFIAATAYTGFNPAEIIPQLGEGWKFFTEDFLPPQVSFSEAVMECIAVTISLAISSAFVAAVLAVVAAVFGSEKTSPSRYVAGVIRGTATFLRNIPTLVWAFILFSSLGVGTSVGFIALVITSFAFMTRTFIEVIDEIPQDTLECMEAVGADFWQRMFQCVIPCCIAGFISWFLYCLEVNIRASTIVGMVGGGGSGMVLLSYLKAFKYPQAAGIILMIAAIVILVDIMTGCLRKRVMNP; this is encoded by the coding sequence ATGAAACAGAACGAATCTCATGTAATCTATACGATGACCGGGCTCATGGCGGCGGCCTTTATCGCTGCCACGGCCTATACCGGCTTTAACCCGGCAGAAATCATACCGCAGCTGGGCGAGGGGTGGAAGTTCTTTACGGAAGACTTTCTGCCGCCGCAGGTATCGTTCAGCGAAGCCGTCATGGAATGTATTGCCGTGACGATTTCCCTGGCCATATCGTCAGCCTTTGTCGCGGCAGTGCTGGCCGTCGTGGCCGCCGTATTCGGCAGCGAAAAGACGTCGCCGTCCCGGTACGTTGCCGGCGTCATCCGCGGCACGGCTACCTTCCTGCGCAACATTCCGACCCTTGTCTGGGCTTTTATCCTCTTTTCCTCCCTGGGCGTCGGCACGAGCGTAGGGTTTATCGCCCTGGTCATTACCAGCTTCGCCTTTATGACCCGCACATTTATCGAGGTTATTGACGAAATTCCTCAGGACACGTTAGAATGTATGGAAGCCGTAGGTGCTGATTTCTGGCAGCGCATGTTCCAGTGCGTGATTCCCTGCTGCATAGCCGGCTTTATTTCATGGTTTCTCTATTGTCTGGAAGTCAATATCCGCGCCTCGACCATCGTCGGCATGGTAGGAGGCGGCGGCAGCGGCATGGTCCTGCTTTCGTATCTGAAAGCCTTTAAATATCCGCAGGCTGCCGGCATCATCTTGATGATTGCGGCTATTGTCATCTTGGTAGATATCATGACGGGATGCTTGCGAAAGAGAGTGATGAATCCATGA
- the phnC gene encoding phosphonate ABC transporter ATP-binding protein, with protein sequence MNGTEQPVVVFEHVCKRYGNGTLGLNDVTFSVYPGEFIAVIGPSGAGKSTLLRSINKLHNVTEGRILIGGEDISKAKGSHLRTLRRKIGMIFQNYNLVYRLSVLQNVLHGRLGYMGSLQGMIGRYREEDKEKAVELLKEIDMGDFLNTRAADLSGGQKQRVGIARAFMQEPQILLCDEPIASLDPSSAKIIMDMIYSMASRRRIACLVNLHQIDVAKAYATRVIGLRKGRIVFDGPPGDMGDDVIQAIYGVSADELAIKERNL encoded by the coding sequence ATGAATGGGACAGAACAGCCCGTCGTCGTATTTGAGCATGTCTGCAAGCGCTATGGAAACGGCACGCTGGGACTAAACGATGTCACCTTTTCCGTATATCCGGGAGAATTTATCGCCGTCATCGGCCCGTCCGGTGCTGGCAAATCGACGCTCCTTCGCTCTATCAATAAGCTGCACAATGTTACAGAAGGGCGCATACTTATCGGCGGCGAGGATATTTCTAAAGCTAAGGGCAGCCATTTGCGGACGTTGCGGCGGAAAATAGGCATGATTTTCCAGAACTACAACCTGGTATACCGCTTATCGGTGCTGCAGAACGTGCTCCACGGCCGTCTGGGCTACATGGGCTCTTTGCAGGGGATGATAGGACGGTACCGGGAAGAAGATAAGGAAAAGGCCGTAGAATTATTGAAAGAAATCGACATGGGCGATTTCCTCAATACGCGGGCCGCCGACCTGTCGGGCGGCCAGAAGCAGCGCGTCGGCATTGCCCGGGCGTTTATGCAGGAGCCGCAGATTCTTCTCTGCGACGAGCCCATTGCTTCCCTGGATCCGTCGAGCGCTAAAATCATCATGGATATGATTTATTCCATGGCCTCGCGCCGCCGCATCGCCTGTCTGGTCAACCTGCATCAGATCGACGTGGCTAAGGCCTATGCGACCCGCGTCATCGGTCTGCGGAAGGGAAGAATCGTCTTTGACGGCCCGCCGGGCGATATGGGTGACGACGTGATTCAGGCTATTTACGGCGTATCGGCCGACGAACTTGCGATAAAGGAACGAAACCTATGA
- a CDS encoding PhnE/PtxC family ABC transporter permease, whose translation MNIEEVTAVDSAVRPEKNGKKKIDVGVRGGDHFIALFLAGTTAAAAASLYMLHIDWLQLAERSSGIVEIFWKMAHMTTDSVDFTLLSFADTFSIMVLATVYSIFLGLVFGLLAAENVVGSRIAAGAVKAFFTFLRAVPTPVWVLLMLVCFGFGPVAGVTGLSIHTVAFFTRAFSQAFEDVPQDTIDGLAALGATRWQIICCGLLPSAVTQLVAWIALRFEINFAECAILGMVGAGGIGFAISTSIQNYQYGQAGLAVFLVFAFAFCLERGFLLVKRSMQ comes from the coding sequence ATGAATATAGAAGAAGTTACGGCTGTAGATTCGGCCGTGAGGCCCGAGAAGAATGGGAAGAAAAAGATAGATGTCGGCGTCCGCGGGGGAGATCATTTCATCGCCCTGTTCCTGGCCGGTACGACGGCAGCCGCCGCGGCGTCTCTGTACATGCTGCATATTGACTGGCTGCAGCTGGCGGAACGTTCCTCCGGCATCGTTGAAATTTTTTGGAAAATGGCTCATATGACGACGGACAGCGTCGACTTTACCCTTCTTTCCTTCGCCGACACCTTTTCCATTATGGTGCTGGCTACGGTGTACAGCATATTCCTCGGCCTCGTCTTCGGACTGCTGGCTGCGGAAAACGTCGTCGGCAGCAGAATCGCCGCCGGGGCGGTCAAGGCCTTCTTTACCTTTTTGCGGGCTGTGCCGACGCCCGTATGGGTTCTGCTGATGCTGGTCTGCTTTGGATTCGGCCCCGTAGCAGGCGTTACGGGCTTATCGATTCACACGGTGGCCTTTTTTACGCGGGCCTTTTCCCAGGCCTTTGAAGACGTGCCGCAGGATACGATAGACGGCTTGGCGGCCTTAGGCGCGACGCGCTGGCAGATTATCTGCTGCGGCTTGCTGCCCAGTGCCGTTACGCAGCTCGTCGCCTGGATTGCCCTGCGGTTTGAAATCAATTTTGCCGAATGCGCGATTCTGGGGATGGTGGGAGCCGGCGGCATCGGCTTCGCTATTTCTACGAGCATACAAAACTATCAGTATGGACAAGCGGGACTCGCCGTTTTTCTGGTATTCGCCTTCGCTTTTTGCTTAGAACGTGGCTTTTTGCTCGTCAAGCGGTCCATGCAGTAA
- a CDS encoding NYN domain-containing protein has product MKDLLIVDGYNIIFAWDELKKLAAQSLDHAREKLTDILVSYGKAKGYKLVLVFDAMYTDEAEKSMKIGRDCEVIFTDKEETADSRIERLVYEHRNDKRIIYVATSDSSEQTQVLGTGAYRMPARELAEDVERTRKETAAYDHRNVLKHGGQRNEVVYRVQDEDVLRKLEKIRRSK; this is encoded by the coding sequence ATGAAGGATTTGCTGATCGTCGACGGGTACAATATCATTTTTGCCTGGGACGAGCTGAAAAAGCTGGCAGCCCAATCGCTGGACCACGCACGGGAGAAGCTGACGGATATCCTTGTGAGCTACGGCAAGGCTAAGGGATATAAATTAGTCCTCGTCTTCGACGCGATGTACACGGACGAGGCGGAAAAAAGCATGAAAATCGGCAGGGACTGCGAAGTCATCTTTACGGATAAAGAGGAAACGGCGGACAGCCGCATCGAACGGCTGGTCTACGAGCACCGCAACGACAAGCGCATCATTTACGTCGCTACGTCCGACAGCTCGGAACAGACGCAGGTGCTGGGCACCGGCGCGTACCGCATGCCGGCGAGAGAGCTTGCCGAGGACGTAGAGCGGACGCGGAAGGAAACGGCGGCCTACGACCACCGCAACGTATTGAAGCACGGCGGCCAGCGCAACGAAGTCGTGTACCGCGTGCAGGACGAAGACGTGCTGAGAAAATTAGAAAAAATTCGCAGATCGAAATAG
- a CDS encoding Mini-ribonuclease 3: MKFKQLQALKGRAYAAFAKGERLEVPEQDASRLDPISLAFVGDAYYALYLRRRLVQTGIPNVQVLHLLASEFVSAKAQAYVYRHIKETLDETESSVCQRARNAYSQAPKSASVAEYHDSTALEALVGYLIMAEKAGRLDGLMDEIYRFTKEYCAIKHGEKV, encoded by the coding sequence GTGAAATTTAAACAGCTTCAAGCCTTAAAAGGACGAGCCTATGCGGCCTTTGCCAAAGGCGAGCGGCTGGAGGTGCCCGAACAGGACGCCTCGCGGCTCGACCCGATTTCCCTGGCCTTTGTCGGCGACGCATATTACGCCCTGTATCTGCGGCGGCGTTTAGTACAGACGGGCATTCCAAACGTGCAGGTCCTGCACCTGCTGGCTTCGGAATTCGTATCGGCTAAGGCCCAGGCTTATGTGTACCGTCATATCAAGGAGACGCTGGATGAGACGGAATCCTCCGTCTGCCAGCGGGCCCGCAACGCCTATTCGCAGGCGCCGAAGAGCGCGTCCGTCGCCGAGTATCACGACAGTACGGCGCTGGAAGCCCTGGTGGGATACTTGATTATGGCGGAGAAAGCCGGCCGCCTCGACGGGCTTATGGATGAAATATACAGGTTTACGAAAGAATATTGTGCAATAAAACATGGAGAAAAGGTGTAA
- the rlmB gene encoding 23S rRNA (guanosine(2251)-2'-O)-methyltransferase RlmB, whose protein sequence is MSDESIIVGRNSVTEALRAGRSITKLYIAAGNDAPPLLRIQELAREKDILIERAPVKILNHLAPGSRHQGVVAFAAPVAYADLTDVLADVEASGRTPFLVLLDGIEDVHNVGAIIRTAECAGVDAVLLPKRRSAPINETVGKTSAGAVEYMPIVQIGNTTQTLKKLQKRGFWVIGADMDGSVDYFHSSLTEPIVLVIGGEGRGISHLVKETCDVLVQIPMFGQVNSLNASVAAALLMYEAVRQRQAVAK, encoded by the coding sequence ATGAGCGACGAAAGCATCATTGTCGGACGCAACAGCGTGACGGAAGCGCTGCGTGCCGGCCGGTCCATTACAAAACTATATATAGCTGCCGGAAATGACGCGCCGCCGCTGCTGCGTATCCAGGAGCTGGCCCGCGAGAAGGATATTCTCATAGAACGCGCGCCGGTCAAGATCTTGAATCATCTGGCGCCGGGGAGCCGCCATCAGGGCGTCGTCGCCTTCGCCGCTCCCGTGGCCTATGCCGATTTGACCGACGTGCTTGCCGACGTGGAAGCGTCGGGACGAACGCCGTTTCTGGTGCTGCTGGACGGTATTGAAGACGTGCACAACGTAGGCGCTATTATCCGCACGGCCGAATGCGCCGGCGTCGACGCCGTCCTCCTGCCGAAGCGGCGCAGCGCACCGATTAACGAAACCGTCGGCAAGACGTCTGCCGGCGCCGTCGAGTATATGCCTATCGTGCAGATCGGCAACACGACGCAGACCTTGAAGAAATTGCAGAAGCGGGGCTTTTGGGTTATCGGCGCCGATATGGACGGCAGCGTCGATTATTTTCACAGCTCTCTGACCGAGCCTATCGTCCTGGTCATCGGCGGCGAAGGCCGGGGCATATCCCATCTGGTAAAGGAAACATGCGACGTTCTCGTGCAGATTCCCATGTTCGGCCAGGTTAATTCCCTCAATGCTTCCGTGGCGGCGGCCCTTTTGATGTATGAAGCCGTGCGCCAGCGGCAGGCGGTGGCGAAATGA
- the cysS gene encoding cysteine--tRNA ligase, translated as MRELKVYNTLTRKKETFTPVTPGQVKMYVCGITPYNHSHMGNARPFVTWDVIKRYLEHLGYEVTHIQNFTDVDDKIINAANGEGVTWDTISNRYIASYFDVMDKLHVRRADKYPRVSEHMEEIIHMIEVLIEKGFAYVIDNDVYYSVEKFAGYGKLSGRSLDDMMAGARIEVDDRKHNPMDFALWKGAKPGEPSWESPWGPGRPGWHIECSAMSNKYLGDTFDFHGGGSDLIFPHHENEIAQSEAYTGKKPMVRYWLHNGFITINSEKMSKSLNNFFLVKDVLEHYNPDALRFFLISNHYRSPLDFSDERLEEMTRSLERLGTSIDNVLELLDMPAGAKSEEAAQLMADAKANEEAFEEAMCDDFNTALASAAMFDLAKKVNIYKDAVVNNGVPVDSSVVSEVKRIFKTMTDILGILEERWSGQKGSASSKDYNDLMDAILEIRQECRAQKQYALADAIRDKLAALGITIEDSPQGARWKK; from the coding sequence ATGAGAGAATTAAAAGTATATAATACGCTGACTCGTAAAAAAGAAACGTTTACGCCCGTCACGCCGGGACAGGTCAAGATGTACGTCTGCGGCATCACGCCGTACAATCATTCCCATATGGGCAACGCCCGTCCCTTCGTCACCTGGGACGTCATCAAGCGCTACCTGGAACACCTGGGCTATGAAGTAACGCATATTCAGAACTTTACCGACGTAGACGATAAGATCATCAATGCGGCTAACGGCGAAGGCGTAACGTGGGATACGATTTCCAACCGTTATATTGCGTCGTACTTCGACGTCATGGACAAGCTCCATGTCCGCCGGGCCGACAAATACCCCCGCGTATCGGAGCATATGGAAGAAATCATCCACATGATTGAAGTGCTCATTGAAAAGGGTTTCGCATACGTCATCGACAACGACGTATATTACAGCGTGGAAAAATTTGCCGGCTACGGCAAACTGAGCGGCCGCAGCCTCGACGACATGATGGCCGGCGCCCGCATCGAAGTAGACGACCGCAAGCACAATCCTATGGACTTCGCTTTGTGGAAAGGCGCTAAGCCGGGCGAACCGTCTTGGGAAAGCCCCTGGGGACCGGGCCGCCCGGGCTGGCATATCGAATGCTCGGCTATGAGCAATAAATATCTCGGCGATACCTTTGATTTCCACGGCGGCGGCAGCGATTTGATTTTCCCGCACCATGAAAATGAAATCGCCCAGTCCGAAGCGTATACGGGCAAGAAGCCTATGGTCCGTTACTGGCTCCACAACGGCTTCATTACGATCAATTCGGAAAAAATGAGCAAATCCCTGAACAACTTCTTCCTGGTCAAGGATGTATTGGAACATTATAATCCGGACGCCCTGCGGTTCTTCCTCATTTCCAACCATTACCGCAGCCCCCTCGACTTCAGCGACGAACGGCTTGAAGAAATGACTCGCAGCCTGGAACGCCTCGGCACGTCGATTGACAACGTGCTGGAGCTGCTCGACATGCCGGCCGGCGCGAAGTCGGAAGAAGCGGCACAGCTCATGGCTGACGCCAAGGCCAACGAAGAAGCCTTTGAAGAAGCGATGTGCGACGATTTCAACACGGCTCTGGCCAGCGCGGCGATGTTCGATTTGGCGAAGAAGGTCAACATCTATAAAGATGCCGTCGTCAACAACGGCGTGCCCGTCGATTCGTCCGTCGTATCGGAAGTAAAGCGCATCTTCAAGACGATGACCGACATCCTCGGCATTTTGGAAGAACGGTGGAGCGGCCAGAAAGGCAGCGCCAGCAGCAAGGATTACAACGACCTGATGGACGCGATTCTGGAAATCCGCCAGGAATGCCGGGCGCAGAAGCAGTATGCTTTGGCCGACGCCATTCGCGATAAGCTGGCGGCCTTGGGTATTACGATTGAAGATTCTCCTCAGGGAGCGCGTTGGAAAAAGTGA
- the smpB gene encoding SsrA-binding protein SmpB: protein MAQSPSGVKYITDNRKARHDYFIHETYEAGIALTGTEVKSLRQGKVNLKDSFCRIENGEVFLVGMHISPYDQGNRFNHDPLRTRKLLLHKYEILKLLGRIKEKGYTLIPLNLYFKKGKVKATIALTTGKKLYDKRQALAEKEAKRDIERRMKERR, encoded by the coding sequence GTGGCACAATCACCGAGTGGCGTAAAATATATTACGGACAACCGCAAAGCGCGCCACGATTATTTTATTCATGAAACCTACGAAGCGGGAATCGCCTTGACGGGAACGGAAGTGAAATCCCTGCGGCAGGGGAAGGTCAACCTGAAGGACAGCTTTTGCCGCATTGAAAACGGCGAGGTGTTTCTGGTCGGCATGCACATCAGCCCCTACGACCAGGGAAACCGCTTCAACCACGACCCGCTGCGGACGCGGAAGCTCCTGCTTCATAAGTATGAAATACTCAAGCTGTTAGGGCGTATTAAAGAAAAGGGATATACCTTGATTCCCCTGAACTTATATTTCAAAAAGGGCAAGGTCAAAGCGACGATCGCCTTGACGACAGGGAAGAAGCTGTATGACAAACGGCAGGCTCTGGCCGAAAAGGAAGCGAAGCGGGATATTGAACGGCGCATGAAAGAACGCCGCTGA
- the sigH gene encoding RNA polymerase sporulation sigma factor SigH: MQAEMREEFPRSDRFEGMSDEEIVQLAQQEQDGEAMDYIVNKYRNFVKSKARAYFLVGADRDDIIQEGMIGLYKATRDFRGDKLASFRAFAELCVTRQIITAIKTATRQKHIPLNSYVSLNKPIYEDESDRTLQDILSGIRVSDPEELVISREEFADIELKMNEILSDLEWQVLTAYLEGKSYNEMSKELHRHVKSIDNALQRVKRKLERYLENRDGENKSEPIDRKGK, from the coding sequence ATGCAGGCAGAAATGCGAGAGGAATTTCCCCGGTCGGACAGATTTGAAGGGATGAGCGACGAAGAAATCGTTCAACTGGCGCAGCAGGAACAGGACGGCGAGGCGATGGATTACATCGTCAATAAGTACCGTAACTTTGTGAAATCCAAAGCGCGGGCCTATTTTCTCGTCGGCGCCGACCGCGACGACATCATTCAGGAAGGCATGATAGGCCTGTATAAAGCGACGAGGGACTTTCGCGGCGACAAGCTGGCCTCGTTCCGGGCCTTTGCCGAGCTGTGCGTTACGCGGCAGATCATTACGGCTATCAAGACGGCGACGAGGCAGAAGCATATTCCCCTCAACTCGTACGTATCCTTGAATAAGCCGATTTATGAAGATGAATCGGATCGGACGCTGCAGGATATTCTGTCGGGAATCCGCGTCAGCGACCCGGAAGAGCTCGTCATCAGCCGGGAGGAATTTGCCGACATCGAGCTGAAGATGAACGAAATCCTGAGCGACCTAGAATGGCAGGTGCTGACGGCCTATCTGGAAGGGAAGTCCTACAACGAGATGTCCAAAGAACTGCATCGCCACGTAAAATCCATCGACAACGCCCTGCAGCGCGTCAAGCGCAAGCTGGAACGTTATTTGGAAAACCGGGATGGAGAAAATAAATCAGAACCTATTGATAGAAAAGGCAAATGA
- a CDS encoding phosphate/phosphite/phosphonate ABC transporter substrate-binding protein yields MNMKRWMKGISVSLMLVAAAASFGGCGSAGGGSGQQPFTIAYAPNESTEQSADARSALSADLGKALGREVKEISASDYNGIIEALRTKKADMAYLGAEGISLANQRLDGNVDVIVMKAPDGDKAKALYHSVFITRADRSDINSLQDVKGKKMAFVDPGSTSGNLIPTSMIMKAFPNENLDSETLHMNEKFFASAMYAGKHQASIQAVAKGDVDVAAVSDQILQAEINSGNVKAGDIKVIATSDPIPSEGMIIRADMDQNLRKTLTDFLLQYNNEDYFTKVIKVKGARFVEASKADYQPIIELNLLLNT; encoded by the coding sequence ATGAATATGAAACGGTGGATGAAAGGCATAAGCGTATCTTTAATGCTGGTAGCTGCAGCCGCAAGCTTCGGCGGCTGCGGAAGCGCCGGAGGCGGCAGCGGGCAGCAGCCCTTTACGATCGCCTACGCGCCGAACGAATCGACGGAGCAGAGCGCCGACGCCCGCAGCGCCTTATCGGCAGATTTAGGCAAAGCATTGGGACGGGAAGTAAAGGAAATCAGCGCGTCCGACTACAACGGCATCATTGAAGCCTTGCGGACGAAAAAGGCCGATATGGCTTATTTGGGAGCGGAGGGCATCTCCCTGGCAAATCAGCGCTTAGACGGCAACGTAGACGTCATCGTCATGAAGGCTCCCGACGGCGACAAGGCGAAGGCCCTGTATCATTCCGTCTTCATTACGAGGGCAGACCGCTCGGATATCAATTCTCTTCAGGACGTAAAGGGCAAGAAGATGGCCTTTGTCGATCCGGGCTCCACGTCGGGCAATCTTATTCCGACGAGCATGATTATGAAAGCGTTCCCGAATGAAAATCTGGACAGCGAAACGCTGCACATGAATGAAAAATTCTTCGCTTCGGCAATGTATGCCGGCAAGCATCAGGCCAGCATCCAGGCCGTCGCTAAGGGCGATGTAGATGTAGCTGCTGTATCAGATCAGATTCTGCAGGCTGAAATTAACAGTGGCAACGTTAAGGCCGGCGATATTAAGGTGATTGCGACCTCTGACCCAATTCCTTCGGAAGGCATGATTATCCGCGCCGATATGGATCAAAATCTGCGCAAGACACTGACTGATTTCCTCCTGCAGTACAATAACGAGGACTATTTTACGAAGGTCATTAAGGTGAAGGGCGCGCGCTTTGTCGAAGCTTCCAAGGCTGACTACCAGCCCATCATCGAGCTGAACCTGCTCCTCAACACGTAA
- the rnr gene encoding ribonuclease R, whose protein sequence is MNLKLSHDIMDICNMEPDGVTVEDCAERLRLAGGELSELFETFEEMIRRGSLVRISEERYGASKRAQEIVGIYKGYTPTFGFVLCENMQDDIYIAEQYRHTAMNNDKVAVRIIQSGSGRHKTEGEIIRIVERANKTLVGTFEREKQCGFVRPDDERIREDIYIPLDKTAGARSSARVLVTITKWPEEGRKAEGEVTEILGYDGDKDLDIKVIMARHGLPFAFPDDVLKEADSIDRTVVLEDGRRDYRHRQLITIDGEDAKDLDDAIDVERLSNGNYRLGVYIADVSYYVRPRTLLDAEAYERGTSVYLVDRVIPMLPTVLSNDMCSLNAGQDRYSMTCVMEIDKEGKVVKADIGPAVIRVKRRCNYKEVKKALVDDIIPDDLQPFMPMLRDLQDVAQILKQMRLRRGAIDFDFPEYKIILDEEGKPLRLEKRERTIAEQIVEECMLIANETVAAYLRDSENPAVYRVHETPEPERLEMMRIVLASFDLPVPSGDDVKPADFQKLLKQSKGTSAELVVQTIALRSMQQARYSTNNAGHFGLASECYTHFTSPIRRYPDLMVHRLIRQNKKRGKLTQEEAQQSLAYHTIAADQASSRERIAVEAERETDDLKKAQYMVPFIGQPYEAHITGITSFGLFVGLENGIEGLVHISLLTDDIYEFDEGTYTMRGQHGGRVYHLGDMMEVTLAKVNVEKCEIDFVPGKVESLEDLRQLMAAGAERRHRKNGSRSGKQEVTKRNWFADAADSQKGKKKKKDKKGKKKGKKDKKRKGKKSRKK, encoded by the coding sequence ATGAATTTGAAGTTGTCCCATGATATAATGGATATATGTAATATGGAACCGGACGGCGTTACCGTGGAGGACTGCGCCGAGCGGCTGCGTCTGGCTGGCGGGGAGCTGTCCGAACTGTTTGAAACTTTTGAAGAGATGATAAGGAGGGGGAGTCTCGTGAGAATATCCGAAGAACGCTACGGCGCATCTAAGCGGGCTCAGGAAATCGTAGGCATATACAAGGGATATACGCCTACCTTTGGATTTGTCCTCTGCGAAAATATGCAGGACGATATTTACATTGCCGAGCAGTACCGGCATACGGCCATGAATAACGACAAGGTAGCCGTGCGCATTATTCAGAGCGGCAGCGGCCGCCATAAAACGGAAGGGGAAATTATCCGCATTGTCGAGCGGGCGAATAAGACCCTGGTCGGGACGTTCGAGCGGGAAAAGCAATGTGGCTTCGTCCGTCCTGACGACGAACGGATCCGGGAGGATATCTATATTCCCCTGGATAAAACGGCCGGCGCCCGCAGCAGCGCCCGCGTCCTCGTGACCATTACGAAATGGCCCGAAGAGGGCCGCAAGGCCGAAGGCGAAGTGACGGAAATACTGGGATATGACGGCGACAAGGACTTGGATATTAAAGTCATCATGGCTCGTCATGGATTGCCCTTTGCCTTTCCCGACGACGTATTGAAGGAGGCCGACTCCATCGACCGGACTGTCGTATTGGAAGACGGCCGCCGCGATTACCGCCATCGCCAGCTCATTACGATTGACGGCGAAGACGCCAAGGATTTGGACGACGCCATCGATGTGGAACGCCTGTCCAACGGCAATTACCGCTTAGGCGTATACATTGCCGACGTAAGCTATTACGTGCGGCCCCGCACGCTGCTCGACGCCGAAGCGTACGAACGCGGCACGAGCGTATACCTCGTCGACAGGGTCATTCCGATGCTGCCGACGGTTCTTTCCAACGATATGTGCAGCCTCAATGCCGGCCAGGACCGCTATTCCATGACCTGCGTAATGGAAATCGACAAGGAAGGCAAGGTCGTCAAGGCCGACATCGGACCGGCCGTCATCCGCGTAAAGCGGCGCTGTAACTATAAAGAAGTCAAAAAAGCTTTAGTTGACGATATTATCCCCGACGACTTGCAGCCCTTTATGCCCATGCTGCGGGACCTGCAGGACGTAGCGCAGATTTTGAAGCAGATGCGGCTGCGCCGCGGCGCCATCGATTTCGATTTTCCCGAATACAAGATTATCCTCGACGAAGAAGGCAAGCCCTTGCGGCTGGAAAAGAGAGAGCGGACGATTGCCGAGCAAATCGTAGAAGAATGCATGCTCATCGCCAACGAGACTGTCGCCGCCTATTTGAGAGACAGCGAAAATCCGGCCGTATACCGGGTGCATGAAACGCCCGAGCCGGAACGGCTGGAGATGATGCGCATCGTGCTGGCCAGCTTTGATTTGCCTGTGCCGTCAGGCGACGACGTGAAGCCCGCCGATTTTCAAAAGCTGCTGAAGCAGTCCAAGGGGACGAGCGCCGAACTCGTCGTGCAGACCATTGCCCTGCGCTCCATGCAGCAGGCCCGGTATTCGACGAATAACGCCGGCCACTTCGGCTTGGCTTCGGAGTGCTACACCCATTTTACATCGCCTATCCGCCGCTATCCCGACTTGATGGTGCACCGGCTGATCCGGCAGAATAAAAAAAGAGGCAAGCTGACTCAGGAAGAAGCGCAGCAGTCCTTGGCATACCATACGATTGCTGCCGATCAGGCCAGCTCCCGCGAACGCATTGCCGTCGAGGCCGAACGGGAAACAGACGATTTAAAGAAGGCCCAGTACATGGTTCCCTTTATCGGTCAGCCCTATGAGGCTCATATTACGGGGATTACGTCCTTCGGCCTGTTTGTCGGCCTGGAAAACGGCATTGAAGGATTGGTTCACATTTCCCTGCTGACCGACGATATTTACGAGTTCGACGAAGGGACGTATACGATGCGGGGACAGCATGGCGGGCGCGTATATCATCTGGGCGACATGATGGAAGTGACGCTGGCGAAGGTCAACGTCGAGAAATGTGAAATCGATTTTGTTCCCGGCAAGGTAGAATCGCTGGAGGATTTGCGGCAGCTCATGGCGGCCGGCGCCGAACGGCGGCACAGGAAGAACGGCAGCCGGAGCGGTAAGCAGGAAGTGACGAAGCGAAACTGGTTTGCCGACGCTGCAGATTCCCAGAAAGGGAAGAAAAAGAAGAAGGACAAAAAAGGCAAGAAAAAGGGCAAGAAGGATAAAAAACGCAAGGGCAAGAAGTCCAGGAAAAAATAG